A window of Bacillota bacterium contains these coding sequences:
- a CDS encoding DUF5309 family protein, whose protein sequence is MPGLVLSTTLDRERRDIDVSSRIALLEPDATPLTVVTMRARKEAARTAEVVWFDDAMGARWTAINNVAGYLAGDTALVVDDETVFEVNDVIKVTRTNELLRVTAVTTATHTITVTRAFGTTAAAALIDNDWLLNIGNANKEASTTPNLRSGQPVKKTNFCQIFRTPFGVSGTQDAEKLKVGEPERERLSKKYAVQHRVDIESALLFGEPKETVGTDVIRSMGGVFYYVTSNVYDVGGLLTDRVLETNIAEMAFAKGSKRKLALCSALVLSAINRFAVGRLQTVPRQEVFGLKLQEYVTAHGTLLLAKSDLLVNGYGGHMVILDVVEADNIKLRPLRDSTLKKNVQAPGYDGYTDEYFSEVSSEIRLEKTHTIVKGATG, encoded by the coding sequence ATGCCAGGTCTTGTACTGAGCACCACGCTCGACCGAGAGCGAAGAGACATCGACGTCTCTAGCCGAATCGCCCTTCTCGAGCCCGACGCCACCCCCTTGACCGTCGTGACCATGCGGGCCAGGAAAGAGGCCGCCAGGACCGCCGAGGTCGTCTGGTTCGACGACGCCATGGGGGCACGTTGGACCGCCATCAACAACGTCGCCGGCTACCTCGCTGGCGACACCGCCCTCGTCGTCGATGACGAGACGGTCTTCGAGGTCAACGACGTGATCAAGGTCACGCGGACAAACGAACTGTTGCGCGTGACGGCCGTCACGACCGCCACCCACACCATCACCGTGACCCGGGCCTTCGGCACGACTGCCGCTGCGGCCCTCATCGACAACGACTGGCTGCTGAACATCGGGAATGCCAACAAGGAAGCCTCGACCACCCCCAACCTCCGATCCGGCCAGCCCGTGAAAAAGACGAACTTCTGCCAGATCTTCCGCACCCCCTTCGGCGTCTCTGGGACCCAGGACGCGGAGAAGCTCAAGGTCGGCGAACCGGAGCGTGAGCGCCTCAGCAAGAAGTACGCCGTCCAGCACCGGGTCGACATTGAGAGCGCTCTCCTCTTCGGTGAGCCGAAGGAAACCGTCGGCACGGACGTTATCCGGTCGATGGGTGGCGTGTTCTACTACGTCACCTCGAACGTGTATGACGTCGGCGGACTCCTCACAGACAGGGTCCTTGAGACCAACATCGCCGAGATGGCTTTTGCCAAGGGATCGAAGCGCAAGCTGGCCCTCTGCTCCGCCTTGGTCCTGAGCGCGATCAACCGATTCGCGGTCGGCAGGCTCCAGACCGTCCCGCGCCAAGAGGTTTTCGGCCTGAAGCTCCAGGAGTACGTGACCGCCCACGGCACGCTCCTCCTCGCCAAGTCCGACCTCCTCGTTAACGGCTACGGCGGCCACATGGTTATCCTCGACGTCGTCGAGGCGGACAACATCAAGCTCCGGCCGCTCCGTGACTCGACCCTGAAGAAGAACGTCCAGGCCCCCGGGTACGACGGCTACACCGACGAGTACTTCTCGGAGGTGTCCAGCGAGATCCGGCTCGAGAAGACCCACACCATCGTCAAGGGCGCCACCGGCTAA